CCTGCTCCTTGACTTAAGTGTAACCCATCACTCGCAATGTTTCAGGATGAAATTCGGCATAATGTCAAGGAGATGATACAGAAGTTTGGCACTCAGCGTTACATCGCCAACCTTGGACATGGCGTAATGAAGGAAACTAACCCTGATAAACTTAAAGTCTTCATCGATGCAGTACATACATACTCTGAAGAGATTAACGCCTTATCCtgataactgacattattaaGAGGGCGGAAAATTTTATGAGTTCTAGAATGAGAGAGTTTATGGATATTTGTCTATTTGCTGTGTATACAGTGCATGGTGTTTAAAAGATCAAATGTTAGtagtcaaaataaaacaaataggaACAATTCAGATACATGTACTTGGAGTATATTCTTAATCCAGTAGAAAATGGCTGTTTTTCAGGATGCACATGTCCTACTTTGAAGTTTTGTGAGTAATGAACCATTCACTCAAGGCAGAAACATGATCTACAGTAGTTtatatgtaatgtatgtattaagttgttcactggtgacGAGGGGCATGGGTTCATGTctccttgatgtttgtttatgttccctgattCTGAAGGGTGagaggtacatcaacccatgggctcCAAGGAACcaatgaacaatgtatttatcttaccaaacacctcaatgttaattttgaactgtctgCAGCACTGGCATTGGatcatacacttcagccaaccatattcacagggactacactTGAACTTTTGTCAAAAATTTATTTACTGGAATGTGAGGCAGATATTTTCCTAGCCATTgttagattttgcagacacaaGAAAAATAGATTTGGAGTTATCTTCGTGCCATcgaaaaacatcagtaatttttGTGCATCATgtatgattcaatgttatttgaggtaagaagtactaccacgaagtaccgaatgagttgccattggaaacggggtacattgaaatgcaCCTTGTCTGTAAGTGGggtacaatgaaaataatagaCTTGTTCTGCTATCGCTCATGACTTTGGGATGCgagtttgaatcctggatggtACTCAACCCCCCCCAAAAGTACTAAAacctgagaaagtgtaattacTAATAAAATATGTGTTACATTTTACCAGTTCCTAAAATGACTTTGGGCGTTAATAGTATTTAAAAGCAGATTCCTGTATTGgatgaaatgttttgataacaatttcaGAATATGTACCTCTGAATCTGAACGAATAAGGATTTTATTTAATCTGAATTAAGCAAATTAATTGTCTTTCCAACCAAGGGTGCTTACTTCAGTCATACATAAATCCTACCAGTCAGCTGCATCAGTGATGAAATCTGGCTCAGAGGTGGTTAATTAAGTATGTAAAGTAATTAAAATATGATGTACTGTTACTCATATATGAATGCTGTCAAATAAGTTTGTGAGAGGAATTTCCTGTAAACCTATTTTGTACATGAACTCTGGCCTCACACCAAatttaagatcatacttttttTTATCAGATATTGGAAAGGATTTTATAGTTATTCACACATTCACTtttgaattttaaatctgaCATTCTGATGCTGACTTGCCATGATTTTTCACTTTCAGTTCCATTCACATAGTTGTATGCAGgtttatcaatatatatatttttgtaacgTAGACAGCCAGCTAATGGCACATATCATATGATCTTATGACTTTGATgatatatttacacaaaatgtCATGTTCATAGAAGTATTTGTTAGTCAAACAGCATCTATGTTCTTTTTGTCATTACTTGGTGCCATGCGGGCTATACATACCTCAGATCTGATTACATGGCATAAAAATCACACCATTGACTTGAGTCTTATCTATGCAAGCAATACTAACACATGTTCAGTTGCATATATGTAAGAAATACATAGATTGTGTTCAGATGACGCAGCAGGTAGACTTCTACTAATTCATTTTCCAAACTACGCATCTACCACAAACTTATATCTGTGCATGctatatttacacactgccagtGTTAGGATACAATAAGTATATACCTAAGAAGATTTTTATGCCGCTGTCAGATAAATGTAGTAAAAAGGGATGGAACAGTCATGAAAAGCTTGCATTAAGCAGATACCAGTCTGTGCAAGACACCTATCAGCTTGACCCAGAATGTCATGGAAACAAAAGTATCTTTCAAGAAAATACTGCATTTCATGAAGGAGAATGTCAACTCATTGATAAAACATTCCCATCTCCAAATGACTTGGGAAAGATAAGTTATAGATTGGAAGGTTAcgattatgtattgtttggtACATTTTTTGTATAAGGTCTATTTTGGATTGATTCAGATTTTGTTACAGGAGGTATTTATTGAAATAAAGTTCATGTATTATATGCAAGATGTTTCATCAGATTAACTTCTTAgctgtgtttatttgttgttcagTGTCACACTCAGCTATTTTCCAGTTATATGATGGCATTCTTTAAGTGATAAGAGTCTAGACCACACAAtacagtgatgtcatgagcgtgaatctgcacaactgggatatgttgatatgcgtcaaccaagtaagcTAGAGGATATTTGTCAAAGAAATTATTGCCATGTGAATTGACTTGTAAGCATGATAACATGGATTGAGTGGTCATACCTGTGATTTGGCTTTTGGACCCATGAAGTTccaagggtagaataggccttcagcaacccatgcttgccataaatggcgacaatacttgttgtaggaggcgaccaacgagatcaggtggtcaggctcactgacttggttgacacatgtcattgattcccaattgcgcagatcaatgctcatgttgttgatcactggattgtctggtccagactcaattatttacagaccggcgtcatacagctggaatattgctgagtgcagcgtagaAGTTACCagaactaaactcgctcactcacacttATTGCATGTCTTTTTGTTCAAAATAATCCAAACTAATGGTCCAAGTCCACACAACTTGTACCTTCTTCATCAACATGATGACACCACTCCATCACCTGGTCACAATGCATAACAATGCTGATGTCCACTCCCATTGTGGAGGCCACCATTCACTGTAGTTTGGGCACAAATCCACTGATTTCATCAGCATTAGAAATAGGTTTACTCCCAAAACAGtctgtggaagtcgcggtggctgagtgggttaggcggCTTTGTGTTCTAAAATTAGTACTTACTAAGAATGTGTAAGCCCAAATATGACGTGTAACACTGCCCTTTGTCCTAATCCTGAGATGAACTAATCAGAAGCAAGCTTTCCAGTGAAAATATGGAAGGCAATAACTGGGCAATTTTAAGAAGACAAGGAAGACATTTACTTGCAATTTGcagttaaacaaaatatatttcaattcaGTAATGTTTCACTGACTATCAAAGTACAAATATGTTCATGAGGTACGTATAGGCAGTAGGACAGGGAGGAATAATTTTCACCTGTTCCAATGTTAACTGTAACAATGAAGCATTGAAACAACACCCATTTTTGCATGAAAATATCACAAGCATGGGGCTTGATGATTGTGTCTGAATGTGGATGAACACAATGTATGAGTAAGACAACATTCACTCTACAGTAACCGTTTCATGTACAACACATCAGGGCGGGTCTGTTTGAACTGGCCTCGATAGCTAAGCCATCCTCTTCTCACAGGTTGATAGCACCATCAATATAATATTCCCTCCAAGGTAACCATTATAATTATGCACAACACACAGTATATTCCTTGGTGCCGTTGTACAGAACAACCTTAGAGCTACGTCTGTCAAAGCCTATTTGGGAGTTCTGATCCCCTCAGTAGCAACATGGCTTTTTGGAAAGGGGACCTGTTCCGGAGCCAATTCCTTTTCACAAATCCATTCCTGTATGTAGAGTGCTAGTCTTGTTCACTCTGTACAATGGCACCCTGCATCAACTCCACTCATCAACTATCCTCAGAGATGACTGAGGACTGATGTCGATACAGAGAGAAGCTGTGTTTCTTTAGAGGTTATCACAGATTGGAAGACAATTGAAATAATGACAACTGCACCTCAAGATTCAAAtgcttataaaaatataataacaggcatacaggttgttcagcttgacccgagttactctacatatgcatgatctGTGAGGTCAAAAATCAAGGGAGAATCCTTATCAAGGGAGGATCTAGGATTTTGAAGACAGTTGGGTGGGGATGGACATATATCATGAAGTCCAAAGGTCAGAGGGGAAATGCTCTTCAGGGAAAAAGAAATCAGGAGCAGAGGGCGATGTGCACCACTGCAGCACCACTGCAGTACCACTGGATCCATCCCTGATCTTCATTAATGAGAGACAGAATCGTAATGGCATTTGACCAATTGTCAGAAAATTTCATTCTCAAGGCACTTGTACAATGTAAAACGTTATGTTGATACTTGTAAAGGGTTAATAATGACCGCAAAAGTGactaaacatgaacactttatTAACTATCCCTTGGGCCAATGGTGTCAATATTGATTTCCTCAAATGATTCTGTATCTGAAGGCTTCAGTTTCAAATCCACATCATCTTTTATCTCAGAGTCTCCAGAAATATTGAGTTCTTGAGGTTCGGGTCCATCAGCTGCAGAAAATACTTGATTTCTCTGATGCtctactcctgtcatatctggTTTCCTATCACCACCAGCAATCATTGGGAATGAGCGACTTGCCCTCACCTCTGACCCTTGCTTCTCAGAGGGCACCTGCAGCATTTTCCTTACACCAGGTAAAGAAAGAATGGTCTCCTGATTGGCTAACTGCTGCTCCAGGGCTTGTTGGTCTTTTTTCAAAACATCCATAATCTGGTTCATTTGAGTGCTATGGGCCTCCTTGAGTGCTTTTAACTGAAATAGCAACATATAccaatgtttgaaacaaaatgtccaTCTGAAAAATGTGGGGATCAAACATGTCATATACATGTTGGGTGAATCATGTTCACTGAGAGAGGAATATCGTGTGATGGTAACAAACCATCAATCAATATGGATTGTAAACCTGAATAATTGAATGAAGACAGATCAACAAATTTTGGCCTGGTTACAGGGTCTATACACAATTTTCAAGGAATTTCTGGGCAAAATTAAGGCCAATAAGATAAAGGAATTATATTAGTAAAACTAATAATAACACTAAAAAATCACAATTTCTGAGCACAGTTAGGTTTAATCGCTACTTCAAACACAGCATAATGCAAAACCATACCATTACAGACATCAACGTTTAAGACCAGTGGGCCTCACTAAGTCTGTAGCCATCCAAACACCATGAACACCAATGAAACAGTATCTTCATACTTTCAAAACAAACTTGTAAAAACAGTTTAAGCAATGTATATTTCAAACACCCATGCCTACACTTTAGATGTTACTTAGCAGACACAATCTTCATTTCATGAACCTTTatgaacgaataaactcaacttttttgtactcttttaaccactACATATGAAAGAattgtggttagtcttaagcagaACACCAAACTCATTCTTAAAAAGCTTGTGGTCAATTCATAGAGAGCGATCAAAAGTAGCCAAAAAGCTGTCTGCTTCTTTCTCACCCACCAAAGAAACCAGATTTCAGTTAGTTGCATAGAAAATGTGTGGGAAACCTGTCATTtcgctgatttctcgacgtcaacaaagacatgccgaattgttgtgttgccgttaATTGCTCACTGGGGTtgtgtgatggtgtcactatgtacagatttccaccagacctAAAtggttgttggtgtgtgtgaagcgagcgttgtggaagcctgtggtatacaCTAATTCGGATGTTTAACCCTATAGCTCGCCTCAAGGATAGAAAATGCTATTGAGATTTGTTTTCACCGAGTTATAAAATCCAGACTACTTACtatacattgctgaccaaaatgatttcttcctcggaagtgaagttgtggtcaaagtgacaatattattgtaagtaatattatattgacccccgcCTCACTTCAAAGAGTGAAGTTGTTATGTTACAAACAATGGCATGCAATATCCTATTTTCCATTAATCAAATACACATGTTACTATCAGAAGAAAggaattttgattttgtaagtcagtgaaaacaaacttaaatagcatttatattTGGTCTTATAATCCAAattacttgtatgcattttgaaacttaataaaaagaagcagTATGCTCATACTTATagtgaatgtataacaggagtgtaatatctagacattttataatttaccaatgtgaatcataattcgcacacacgccctagtgtatgttgtttgtatcattacacttcataacgaaaacaatgattctgttgaatgctacaacaacaaaacaagagtcatcagaagatgacatatctccctggcccccacatatttgagaggacaaatcatctgacagttacttgatgttttcttagattaagtttgaatcgtttccatggaagtcacgaaaaatataaatgccatatatctgtaaacagcaaaaggcaccacttcaagatctgtcccaTATATCTGCctagatctgttgaaagatatcaaatggtttttgagttgtcctctggaaacgaagcctatccctccattttgagactaagtcagaattgtttcaatggaaaccaggaaaaatgaaaatgccaaaacattgtaaacagtaaaaggcaccactctgttGTCtacctcaaatatctgccaagttttgctgtaagatattgaacagttttcgagttgtgctctggaaacgaagcccatgcctccattttgagactaagtccaaaacatttccatgtaaacccagaaaattataaatcagaaaaacctgtaaatagcaaaaggcacaactataggttgagattattatatttatcaagtttggtctaaaaatattgaacagtttatgAGTTATACACCgcaaacaaaatgtttacaaacggacagacagacgaggcgttgactGTACATTACATGAAGGGGGGTAAAAAGTTGTTAAAGACGAAAACTTTTACTAAGGTCAGCAACATCATGCATCCTCATATTTAGGAGAGCagtggggcggtggagtagcctaagCATAGACTTGTCACGcaggagacccgggttcgaattaCCACTTGTGTAcagagtgtgaagcccatttctggtgtaccccaccacattgttgctggaatattgctaaaagtgtaaTAACACCAAACTAAGTAAAAGAGTAGTGAAAgttacatgatttacatgaaaCTGAATCAGAGCTTACCTCTTTTCCCTGTTCTTGTAAGGCTAACTGAACTTGAGGGTTATCCTCCTTTTGTCCTGGTTCAATGGAAAGAAGCCAAAATGGCAGTCTGACACGGTAACCGAAATACATGAAcaggaagaggaagaagaagagggCCACTCCTCCTAAAGCCACTGGCCAAAGCTGAGCAGGAAGATCTTTCAGTAATCCTGTCAAGAATTCTCGTAATGCCTCACCAATGTCTTGCAATGGGCTGACAAAGAAACGGATAAATGTTCTTGACAGTGCCTGTAAATGAAAAGAGACTATCGATTACTATAGATTCGTACATACGCTAAGTGATTATAAAGTTCACGATGACTCTTCAGACAGAGGACAATTAGGTCTACCAATTACGAGCATCAGTGAGGGCAACCCTCTACCAGTGGGCAACCGGTTTACCATTTACACGTCAATGAAGGCTAGCTGCAAATATGGGTCAATCTGGTATGCCATGTACATAAATTTACACAAccaatatatatttgtgtggGTTATCCTCTAGCATTGGGCACAGTGGTATatcacatgtacctgtgtgggggTGGCTCTCCAGAAAGGCGCAATCAGGAGATGCTCATAGTGTTTTAAGCAATCATCCTTTTCAAATGTAAAAGTTGAAGAAAGTGTTCTCATAACTGTGGACATGAAGCTCTCATCCCTCTCTCGCTTACGACATCCTTCTGGCATTTCGTTCATGATTGCCATGTGTTGCTTTGCCTCTTCAATCTGAAACAGGTGATTGACTGATTGTGTTGGCATTTTTTTCATAACAAAAAAAATCTGCAATTCTGTTCATACCCTAtcctacccgtgaagatctgagataaaactgatcttcagcaagccatggtTGTCATAATAGGCAACTAACTGGATTGGGTGGTGAGGctcactgactgggttgacatatgtcatcgaaACACaaatgcatagattgatgctcatgctgttgatccttggattgtctggtccggatccaattatttacaaactgccgccatTTAGATGGAATATAActgagtgaggcataaaactaaactcactcactcactcactcactcactcactcatatcctCTCTTGTAATTCTGAGGAGTCAAGCTATACATCACTTCATGTCCAATGTATCTATGCACATATCATGCCCATCTGTATCCCTGCACCTGTAATGATCTCATAATTATAATCTTCTTTACAAAATGTCAGTTGATTTTGCCACTCCTTAGTAACTCACCTTGTAGAGTTCAACCCACTGCCAGGCTGTACTCaagataaacaaaacaaaaataagttTCACTGACAGCTTCTTCCAGGAAAAGTGTAGTCGGGCAGCAGCAAAAATTCCAGTGACCAAAGCAGCTGCCAGAAAAGCAAACTGTAACATACATGTGCACTCCGTattatgaatacatgtatataacacACATTATTCATCTGAATTACTACCCACCAGGATATGTCAATACTTCAGCCCTTAGGCTATGAACCCGTTCTATCTATTGTGATAAGTGAATGCTTCAACAAGTAGCCTACTAGCCTTTGCTCACAGTGTAGTAAGTGATTGCTTCAACCTCTTGGCATCATTTCTAGCCATTTCTACATGGAAAAGCTACAACCACTTGCTTAAGAAAACCCTTTTCTCAACAGTAGGAAATCAATGATTTAACCCTAAGGTTACTAACCCCTTCTTCTGGAAGACACGTAAATGCTTTAAACACCAGTCTACCAATCTCCTCCTAATTGGAGGTTCTACACTTATATCTATAATTATCATAAAGTTTACAACAGACATGTTTAATTCCTGGGCACAGTTTCACAAAGTTCTTGTAAGCCTAAAATCTTGTAACATTTCTCGTACTTCCTATACTGTAGtatagacttatgacagtcatagtggtatgatagctttgtgaaacaggcccctGTAATGAAGTCAGTGAAAAGACATTTGATGTGTATGAAGTCAGTTGTGGACTGAACATGCTGGAGATGTAGGCAGTAAGAACATATTAGTTTCTTAGTGGAGCGTAAGattcacaaaacattttcaaacatattaCAGCAAAGTTTCATGCAGAACTCAAATATTTAGAATGAATGAGCATGAACTTGATGGTCTCCAGTTTGTTTTGAATACTTGGTTTGCTTATCTAAGAgatatttgaaaattatgttcatGTACTTCTATGGTTTTGACTTGAtacatggattgcaaatagtaTCAAAATGCATACAGTGACTGGATGAATCATTACACCCTGAACATAAATATGTCCACATAACACACTAAGATGCAACTGAAAACTTCTATACTGACCATAACAAACTTTTCAACCTGCATCCCAATGACATTTTCAATCCACAGCCTGCGTACGGATGGATCATCTGGTGACACCATGGACACATGCTGCACCATTGAGCTGAGGATCTCATGTACTCGGTGGAAGGTCTGCTCTGAGGATGAGGAGGTGTACTGTTCTAGGTACTCAACTTCAGTTGCAGTGATCTTTACTCGTATATTGAGGTCCTCCGCACCAAAGGCAACCTTAAAAAGGAGAACTTACCATTTACTTGAAAGTTTAATAAATCTAGAACTTTTTGGAAGGGTAttttgagtgagggagtttatttttacgccgcttttagcaatatcacagtaggggacaccagaaatggacttcacatattgtgaatTCAACCTGGGTCTTCTGCAAGAAAAGCGAATACCTTAACCATGAGGGTTCATCACCATCCTATGGAAAGGCATAAAGTAGTAGAgttcaaaatattcagaaatTATGTTTGGAGACTTTTTCCTTTACATAATCTGGCTTTTGCACATTGAGAAATAGAAAGGTGAAATAAGTTTTCCTAA
Above is a genomic segment from Haliotis asinina isolate JCU_RB_2024 chromosome 7, JCU_Hal_asi_v2, whole genome shotgun sequence containing:
- the LOC137290768 gene encoding chloride channel CLIC-like protein 1; protein product: MWFLTVVLLCSVVQHCHTEVRTDTEDWIDPYDMESFNHDTVTMKGKRKGGTPQPNPNQDQGQRQIPKKGESVIQETESNAFKVVEDAEQSKGDNPGTCSQPPSPCPALFRQYVKSLLFHMKGKVAFGAEDLNIRVKITATEVEYLEQYTSSSSEQTFHRVHEILSSMVQHVSMVSPDDPSVRRLWIENVIGMQVEKFVMFAFLAAALVTGIFAAARLHFSWKKLSVKLIFVLFILSTAWQWVELYKIEEAKQHMAIMNEMPEGCRKRERDESFMSTVMRTLSSTFTFEKDDCLKHYEHLLIAPFWRATPTQALSRTFIRFFVSPLQDIGEALREFLTGLLKDLPAQLWPVALGGVALFFFLFLFMYFGYRVRLPFWLLSIEPGQKEDNPQVQLALQEQGKELKALKEAHSTQMNQIMDVLKKDQQALEQQLANQETILSLPGVRKMLQVPSEKQGSEVRASRSFPMIAGGDRKPDMTGVEHQRNQVFSAADGPEPQELNISGDSEIKDDVDLKLKPSDTESFEEINIDTIGPRDS